In Chryseobacterium oranimense, a single window of DNA contains:
- a CDS encoding T9SS type A sorting domain-containing protein: protein MKSILLSKGRLFQAALFLAFFSQSNNAQAQSRIYANDQLSNVYGVCLGCAVQNPLNAVGDNEDNYSTMVMGTVLLGGVEQTLRFPEVRLNTKLVIGIGTNNIPLTVQLLSGIYIETMSGTTSNNDSQMITGNLLKLADNPSRATIELIPASSYNAVKIRLSGGVLSLGGGFRIYYAYQDPLISIMAHSQNGQVTLGGNVPVEGSEVTLFNTYGKEVFRSTLKSNTFEPRQPEGVYIMNVQTKEGKTYSRKISIK from the coding sequence ATGAAATCTATTTTACTTTCAAAAGGCCGTCTTTTTCAGGCTGCTTTATTTCTGGCTTTCTTCTCTCAATCAAATAACGCGCAGGCACAAAGCAGAATCTATGCGAACGACCAGCTTTCCAATGTATATGGTGTATGCCTTGGATGCGCCGTACAGAATCCCCTGAATGCCGTAGGAGATAATGAAGATAACTACTCCACTATGGTTATGGGGACCGTTTTACTGGGAGGTGTTGAGCAAACCCTGAGATTCCCGGAAGTAAGGCTCAATACCAAGCTGGTGATCGGTATCGGCACCAACAATATTCCTCTTACAGTTCAGCTTTTAAGTGGAATATACATAGAAACGATGAGCGGAACAACATCGAACAATGACAGCCAGATGATCACAGGCAATTTGTTAAAGCTTGCAGATAATCCTTCCAGGGCAACGATTGAACTTATTCCTGCAAGCTCCTATAATGCTGTTAAAATAAGACTAAGCGGAGGTGTACTCAGCTTAGGCGGCGGATTCAGAATTTATTATGCTTACCAAGATCCACTGATCAGCATAATGGCCCACAGTCAAAACGGTCAGGTTACTCTTGGAGGAAATGTTCCGGTAGAAGGTTCAGAAGTAACATTGTTTAATACCTACGGAAAAGAAGTTTTTCGTTCTACATTAAAATCAAACACCTTTGAACCCAGACAGCCTGAAGGTGTTTACATCATGAATGTACAAACTAAAGAAGGAAAAACATATTCCAGAAAAATTTCAATCAAATAA
- a CDS encoding TonB-dependent siderophore receptor: MVRKLTASQFQKGVITLFVAAFQLLFSQSGDSTRGKTILPIQIYKKDFKEILPAQILSGEQLERLNSQSVSDALRYFSGVQIKDYGGMGGLKTVNIRSMGSQHVGVFYDGIQLGNVQNGIVDLGKFSLDDMESVSLYNGQKSEIFQPAKDFGSSGSIYLQPKTPAFKGDHKTNLTLKLKLGSISLFNPSFRLEQKISDKVSASFSSGFVQSDGLYKFKYEKKNSDGSVANDTIARRYDSYIRAKRFETALNGTINDGSWSVRGYGYISDRGVPTAIVNNNFTPKGQQMLDENYFVQAGFRKKLFPKFETQFKAKFAYDYTRFLDTVNVATTVLPIDNSYVQRELYFSNSNLYSINKNWDISASFDFQYNNLNASLRDFSYPTRYTSLIAFASTYQWNRFKFLGSLLGTFVHEDVKMNAKSPDKTEWTPSAFLSYQPFTSKELTVRAFYKRVFRMPTFNDLYYTMIGNVMLKPEYTNQYDAGFTYQKLYDHQFFKGIYLKVDGYYNEVENKIIAVPTTNLFRWMMTNLGEVKIIGADVNVQAEFDIHKVKLKPLVSYTYQRAGDYTDKKDDYYGDQISYVPWHAATFTMMADYKDWSFNYSFVYTGERYDAQLNNIRANYLQPWYTHDLSVQKKFNWHSHQIKAGFEVNNVLNQYYDVVRNYPMPGRNFKLIVSFTL, translated from the coding sequence ATGGTCAGAAAACTTACTGCTTCACAGTTTCAGAAAGGTGTTATCACATTATTTGTGGCAGCATTTCAGCTTCTGTTCTCACAATCCGGAGACAGTACTCGGGGAAAAACCATTCTCCCGATTCAGATTTACAAAAAAGATTTTAAAGAAATTCTTCCTGCCCAGATCCTTTCCGGTGAACAGCTGGAAAGACTGAACAGCCAGTCGGTGTCCGATGCTTTACGGTATTTTTCAGGAGTTCAGATCAAAGATTATGGTGGAATGGGCGGCCTGAAAACAGTGAATATCCGGAGTATGGGAAGCCAGCATGTTGGCGTTTTCTACGATGGGATCCAGCTGGGAAATGTTCAGAACGGAATTGTGGATCTTGGAAAGTTTTCACTGGACGATATGGAATCGGTTTCCCTGTACAATGGCCAGAAAAGTGAAATTTTTCAGCCTGCAAAGGACTTCGGATCTTCCGGATCGATTTATCTTCAGCCTAAAACCCCTGCTTTTAAAGGAGATCATAAAACCAACTTAACGCTAAAGTTAAAATTAGGATCCATCAGTTTATTTAATCCTTCGTTTCGTCTTGAACAGAAGATTTCGGATAAAGTTTCGGCAAGTTTCAGTTCGGGGTTTGTACAGAGTGACGGATTGTATAAGTTTAAATACGAAAAGAAAAATTCTGATGGATCTGTTGCCAATGATACCATTGCCAGAAGATATGATTCTTACATCCGTGCAAAACGTTTTGAAACTGCTTTAAACGGGACCATTAATGACGGAAGCTGGAGTGTACGGGGTTACGGCTATATTTCCGATCGGGGAGTTCCCACTGCTATTGTTAATAATAATTTTACGCCTAAAGGTCAGCAGATGCTGGATGAAAACTATTTTGTTCAGGCCGGTTTCCGTAAAAAGCTGTTCCCAAAATTTGAAACCCAGTTCAAGGCTAAATTTGCTTACGATTACACCCGGTTTTTAGATACGGTGAATGTGGCAACAACCGTTCTGCCCATTGATAATTCTTATGTTCAGAGAGAACTGTATTTTTCCAATTCGAATCTCTATTCTATTAATAAAAACTGGGATATAAGTGCAAGCTTTGATTTTCAGTATAATAACCTGAATGCAAGTCTTAGGGATTTTTCATATCCTACCCGTTATACTTCACTCATTGCCTTTGCTTCAACCTATCAGTGGAACCGTTTTAAATTTTTAGGAAGCCTTCTCGGAACTTTTGTCCATGAAGACGTGAAAATGAATGCAAAATCTCCCGATAAAACCGAATGGACTCCTTCTGCTTTCCTGAGCTACCAGCCTTTTACATCCAAAGAGCTTACTGTAAGGGCTTTCTACAAGAGGGTCTTCAGGATGCCTACTTTCAATGATCTGTATTACACCATGATCGGGAACGTGATGCTGAAACCTGAATACACCAATCAGTATGATGCAGGTTTTACTTACCAAAAGCTCTATGACCATCAGTTTTTTAAAGGTATCTACCTAAAAGTGGATGGTTATTATAACGAAGTAGAGAATAAAATTATCGCTGTTCCTACCACCAATCTGTTCAGATGGATGATGACGAATTTAGGTGAAGTGAAAATCATCGGAGCAGATGTGAATGTTCAGGCTGAGTTTGATATTCATAAAGTAAAGCTGAAACCTTTAGTGAGCTATACCTATCAGCGTGCCGGAGACTATACCGATAAAAAAGATGATTACTACGGCGATCAGATTTCCTATGTGCCGTGGCATGCCGCAACCTTTACCATGATGGCAGATTATAAAGACTGGAGTTTCAATTACAGTTTTGTGTACACCGGAGAACGTTATGACGCACAGCTGAATAATATCCGGGCCAATTATCTGCAGCCGTGGTACACCCATGATTTATCTGTTCAGAAAAAATTCAACTGGCATTCTCATCAGATTAAAGCCGGTTTTGAGGTCAATAACGTCCTTAATCAATACTATGACGTGGTCAGGAATTATCCGATGCCCGGAAGAAATTTTAAACTTATTGTAAGCTTTACATTATGA
- a CDS encoding T9SS type A sorting domain-containing protein: protein MKTYLLPAQRTMKAAVLASFLLLTSTMSFAQIVKTYASSQTNQVLGVCLGCGVLNPQNAVGSNETDYSTLQVSVGLLARTEQTLIFPTTNIANNTNKLVIGIGSNGTPLSAQLLGGVSIETFNGDVSNNDYQSLNSGLINLGAGDPSKGEIELTMNIPFDRVKINVNSGLLNLGGELRVYYAYQYKDPFINFMAHNENGQFTLDKNITAAGSEVTLTNTSGKEVFRSRLTSNTFETKQPQGVYIMNLTTKEGKTYSKKVTIK, encoded by the coding sequence ATGAAAACTTATTTATTACCGGCGCAACGCACGATGAAAGCAGCAGTTCTGGCATCATTCCTACTTTTAACAAGCACGATGTCTTTTGCACAGATTGTGAAGACCTACGCAAGCAGCCAAACCAATCAGGTATTGGGAGTATGCTTAGGCTGCGGAGTATTGAATCCCCAAAATGCAGTAGGAAGCAACGAAACTGACTACTCAACTCTTCAGGTTTCAGTAGGCCTTTTGGCAAGAACGGAACAGACATTGATCTTTCCAACGACCAATATTGCCAACAACACCAACAAGCTTGTGATTGGAATTGGTTCAAATGGCACTCCACTATCTGCCCAGCTGTTGGGAGGAGTATCCATTGAAACATTTAACGGTGACGTTTCCAACAACGATTATCAAAGTCTTAACAGTGGATTGATCAACCTTGGAGCCGGAGACCCAAGCAAAGGTGAGATTGAGCTTACCATGAACATTCCTTTTGACCGTGTCAAAATCAATGTGAACTCAGGATTATTGAATTTAGGAGGTGAGCTTAGAGTATATTATGCTTATCAGTACAAAGATCCGTTTATTAATTTCATGGCTCACAATGAGAACGGACAGTTTACTCTCGACAAAAATATTACTGCAGCAGGTTCGGAGGTTACTTTAACCAATACTTCAGGAAAAGAGGTATTCCGTTCCAGACTGACATCAAACACATTTGAAACAAAACAGCCACAAGGAGTATACATCATGAACCTTACCACCAAAGAAGGAAAAACATACTCTAAAAAGGTGACCATCAAATAA
- a CDS encoding DUF5074 domain-containing protein, translating to MKKFYLLTMLFLFAFFTNAQVTVQGVPRNDIQGISSNQLNATVTTNINFSDIQYWVGSGTNQAAFVVQWNDSKNPDALVWGFRWNGNATGEDMLRAIAQADHRFFTLLYPGTQFGTAIGGFGFDLNGQNTNALYKNGNTTYPLYPVSGVLNTSAYDFDDYTAADAADHWGSGWYNSYWSYWVKDPTDADFGYSGVGATSRVLQNGSWDVWNFNPGMNSFPVSSTLTPVSAYAAATNFTSGYFMVNEEWYGHTNGSVNFIDNNGQVNYRVYSNANNNHAFGATTQYGTIYGDKFYFISKQAADGGDTQYMPGGRLVVANAHTMQKIAGFNNIGGGDGRSFVGVNENKGYIGASNGVYVFDIANLQVGSVIAGTGGGGQYAGQIGNMIRSSKYVFAVKQSAGILVIDPATDTLISTIPGAFHSVVLAKDGSIWAIQDQKVVNIHPTTFVTTSYNIPTTKYLGSWGAWNAGSFSASSKQNVLYWINSVNSFVSGTQIVKFDVTTKAFNETFATIPGQTGTYKQIPYGAGLRVNPTTDELILNTTESGYGAHYQKNWIHTFDVNGTLTNTKTLNDYYWFPAMAVFPDNSLPAVSSTFPSQVNVSNASVIDLKTVVSDEDNLSSAIVKLIKSNSNPAAVSAVINANDELVLTPLASGTADIKISFNSNGKVVEKVLTVTSTTSTLATAEVKKIEFSIYPNPVTDILTLKTQEKILNVTIYDASGRTVNAQLNNGQINVSALPKGIYILKAVTDKAVYQQKIIKN from the coding sequence ATGAAAAAGTTTTACCTTTTAACCATGCTGTTCCTTTTTGCGTTCTTTACGAATGCACAGGTAACAGTACAGGGAGTACCCAGAAATGATATTCAGGGGATCAGCAGCAACCAGCTGAATGCAACAGTAACCACAAACATCAACTTTTCCGATATTCAGTATTGGGTGGGAAGTGGAACGAATCAAGCCGCTTTTGTCGTTCAGTGGAATGACAGCAAAAATCCGGATGCCCTGGTATGGGGATTCCGATGGAACGGAAATGCTACCGGTGAAGATATGCTGAGAGCAATTGCCCAGGCCGATCACCGGTTTTTCACTCTACTTTATCCGGGAACCCAGTTCGGAACGGCAATCGGAGGATTCGGTTTTGACCTGAACGGGCAGAATACCAATGCTCTTTACAAAAACGGAAATACAACCTATCCTCTTTATCCTGTAAGCGGTGTTCTAAATACCTCGGCCTATGATTTTGATGATTATACTGCGGCAGATGCAGCGGATCATTGGGGATCAGGATGGTACAACAGCTACTGGTCTTATTGGGTAAAAGATCCTACAGATGCTGATTTCGGATATTCAGGAGTAGGAGCTACTTCCCGTGTGCTTCAGAACGGCTCATGGGATGTCTGGAATTTTAATCCCGGAATGAATTCTTTTCCTGTTTCTTCTACATTAACGCCGGTTTCGGCTTATGCTGCAGCTACTAATTTTACCAGCGGCTATTTTATGGTGAATGAAGAATGGTACGGGCATACCAACGGTTCTGTCAATTTTATTGATAATAACGGTCAGGTTAATTACCGTGTCTACAGCAATGCGAATAACAACCATGCCTTTGGTGCTACTACCCAATATGGGACAATCTATGGCGATAAGTTTTATTTTATCTCGAAACAGGCTGCAGATGGCGGTGACACACAATATATGCCCGGAGGAAGATTGGTTGTAGCCAATGCGCATACGATGCAGAAGATTGCAGGATTTAATAATATCGGTGGCGGAGACGGAAGATCATTTGTAGGGGTTAATGAAAATAAAGGTTATATCGGTGCTTCCAATGGTGTTTATGTATTTGATATTGCCAATTTACAGGTTGGAAGTGTGATTGCCGGAACAGGTGGAGGCGGTCAGTATGCCGGCCAGATCGGAAATATGATCCGTTCTTCCAAATATGTATTTGCAGTAAAGCAATCTGCAGGAATTTTAGTAATAGATCCTGCTACCGATACTCTTATCAGCACGATTCCCGGAGCATTCCATTCTGTAGTATTGGCTAAAGACGGAAGTATCTGGGCCATTCAGGATCAGAAAGTGGTGAATATTCACCCTACGACTTTTGTAACCACTTCTTACAATATTCCTACGACCAAATATTTAGGTTCATGGGGAGCATGGAATGCAGGAAGCTTTTCAGCGAGCAGCAAACAGAATGTTTTATACTGGATCAATTCGGTTAACAGTTTTGTTTCGGGAACACAGATCGTAAAATTTGATGTGACAACCAAAGCATTTAACGAAACTTTTGCAACGATTCCGGGGCAGACAGGTACTTATAAACAAATTCCTTACGGAGCGGGACTCCGTGTGAATCCAACTACTGATGAGCTGATCCTGAATACAACTGAAAGCGGTTACGGTGCACATTATCAAAAAAACTGGATCCATACTTTTGATGTTAACGGAACACTTACCAATACGAAAACCCTTAATGATTATTACTGGTTTCCGGCTATGGCTGTATTCCCGGATAATAGTCTTCCGGCTGTAAGCAGCACATTCCCGTCACAGGTTAACGTAAGTAATGCCTCCGTAATTGATCTGAAAACAGTAGTTTCTGATGAGGACAATCTTTCATCTGCCATTGTAAAGTTGATTAAATCGAATTCCAACCCGGCGGCTGTTTCTGCCGTAATCAATGCTAATGATGAACTTGTTTTGACTCCGCTAGCTTCCGGAACAGCTGATATTAAGATCAGTTTCAATTCAAACGGAAAAGTAGTTGAAAAAGTGCTTACGGTTACCAGCACAACTTCTACTTTGGCTACAGCGGAAGTGAAGAAAATTGAGTTCAGTATTTATCCAAACCCGGTTACAGATATTCTGACTCTTAAAACTCAGGAAAAGATCTTGAATGTAACTATATATGATGCTTCCGGAAGAACTGTCAATGCGCAGTTGAACAATGGGCAGATCAATGTTAGTGCACTTCCAAAAGGTATTTATATTTTAAAAGCTGTAACAGATAAAGCAGTATATCAGCAAAAAATAATCAAAAACTAA
- a CDS encoding MFS transporter yields MENIQKQAIDTTKIVYPILFMISFSHFLNDLIQSTIPSLYPILKGEFSLSFAQIGIITLVFQLTASILQPFVGIYTDKKPNPRSLAIGMGLSMAGLLLLAAAHQYYMILVAVALIGMGSSVFHPEASRVAQLASGGQKGLAQSIFQVGGNSGSAIGPLLVALVVLPLGQGYVGLFAIAAFIGILLLWRIGNWYAERLSLKKSVKHPNDIIEIQLSRKKIIFSVTILLALVFSKYIYLASMTNYFTFFLIDKFHISVKDSQLYLFMFLAAVAVGTILGGKLGDKYGRKKIIWISILGAAPFTLCLPYLPLVWTIVFAVLIGLIIASAFSAILVYATDLMPNKIGLVAGLFFGFMFGMGGIGSAVLGALADDTSIEYVFKICAFLPLMGIITAFLPNIKGKKK; encoded by the coding sequence ATGGAAAATATTCAGAAACAAGCAATTGATACTACTAAAATTGTTTACCCCATCCTGTTTATGATCAGCTTTTCTCATTTTTTAAATGATCTGATCCAATCTACTATTCCCTCATTGTATCCAATTTTAAAAGGGGAATTCAGTCTGTCGTTTGCCCAGATCGGTATCATTACTTTGGTATTTCAGCTTACAGCCTCAATTTTACAGCCGTTTGTCGGGATTTATACCGATAAAAAGCCCAATCCAAGATCTTTGGCTATAGGAATGGGGCTATCAATGGCAGGGCTTCTACTTTTGGCAGCGGCCCATCAATATTATATGATTCTTGTTGCGGTAGCTTTAATTGGTATGGGATCTTCCGTATTCCATCCCGAAGCTTCCCGGGTGGCACAGCTGGCATCAGGTGGCCAAAAAGGACTTGCCCAGTCCATCTTCCAGGTAGGAGGAAATTCAGGAAGTGCTATTGGTCCTTTGCTGGTTGCCTTGGTTGTACTTCCTTTAGGACAAGGCTATGTGGGACTATTTGCTATAGCAGCATTTATAGGTATCCTATTATTATGGAGAATCGGAAACTGGTATGCCGAAAGACTTTCATTAAAAAAATCGGTTAAACATCCGAATGATATTATTGAGATTCAGCTGTCCAGAAAAAAAATTATATTTTCTGTCACAATTCTGCTGGCGCTGGTATTTTCCAAATATATCTACCTGGCATCAATGACTAACTATTTTACTTTTTTTCTTATTGATAAGTTTCATATTTCTGTAAAGGATTCCCAGTTATATTTATTCATGTTTCTTGCAGCAGTTGCTGTAGGTACCATCCTTGGCGGAAAGCTGGGCGATAAATACGGCAGAAAGAAAATTATCTGGATTTCTATTTTGGGAGCCGCTCCTTTTACACTTTGCCTTCCCTATCTTCCTTTAGTATGGACTATAGTGTTTGCTGTTTTAATTGGTTTAATCATCGCCTCTGCATTTTCTGCCATCCTTGTGTATGCTACAGATCTTATGCCTAACAAAATCGGATTGGTGGCAGGGTTATTTTTCGGATTTATGTTTGGAATGGGAGGAATTGGTTCTGCAGTCCTGGGAGCATTGGCAGATGATACAAGTATTGAATATGTATTTAAAATCTGTGCCTTCTTACCTCTTATGGGTATCATAACTGCGTTTTTACCTAATATTAAAGGAAAGAAAAAATAA
- a CDS encoding YncE family protein: MKKLNFCLLAFALLFLFSCRTDDYVVPSETKDVSNGEDTPIKGFYLLNEGNMGSNKCTLDYFDYATGTYRKNIYGEINPNVVKELGDVGNHIMIYGSKMYVVVNVSNKIEVLEAKTAKRIKTIQLQNCRYLAFKGNKVYASSYAGPVELNPNSPPGKVVEIDTASLAIERQVVVGYQPEEIEVMGDQLFVANSGGYRFPNYDKTVSVINLNTFTETKKIDVAINLHRIKKDNYGDLYVSSRGDYYNIPSSLFLVDAATGTVKKDFHVAVSGMTIVKDKLYYYGNEFNYNTHTYVKTFGIIDVKTEQVIANKIIDQQYADEIKAPYGIAVNPYTEDIYLTDAKNYVTTGYVYCFDKTGKFKWKTEGGNIPAHFAFLYK, encoded by the coding sequence ATGAAAAAACTAAACTTTTGCCTGCTGGCATTTGCTCTTTTGTTCCTGTTCTCATGCCGGACAGACGATTATGTGGTTCCTTCGGAAACGAAAGACGTAAGTAACGGTGAAGATACCCCCATAAAAGGGTTTTATCTTTTGAATGAAGGAAATATGGGCAGCAACAAATGTACGCTCGATTATTTTGATTATGCTACGGGAACTTACCGCAAGAATATTTATGGAGAAATCAATCCGAATGTGGTAAAGGAGCTCGGAGATGTAGGAAATCATATCATGATCTACGGAAGCAAAATGTATGTCGTTGTCAATGTTTCCAATAAAATTGAAGTACTGGAAGCAAAAACGGCCAAACGGATCAAAACCATACAACTTCAGAACTGCCGTTATCTGGCTTTTAAAGGCAATAAAGTCTATGCCAGCAGCTATGCCGGCCCTGTTGAACTGAATCCTAACTCTCCACCCGGAAAAGTAGTGGAAATCGATACTGCTTCCCTTGCTATTGAAAGACAGGTAGTGGTAGGATACCAGCCGGAGGAAATAGAAGTGATGGGAGATCAGCTTTTTGTCGCTAATTCCGGAGGGTACAGGTTCCCGAATTATGATAAAACTGTTTCTGTCATCAACCTTAATACATTCACGGAAACAAAAAAAATCGATGTAGCTATTAATCTTCACCGTATCAAGAAAGATAACTATGGAGATCTGTATGTGAGTTCAAGAGGAGATTATTACAATATTCCATCAAGTTTGTTTCTAGTGGATGCCGCTACAGGAACTGTGAAAAAAGATTTCCATGTTGCAGTGAGCGGAATGACGATCGTAAAGGACAAGCTGTATTATTACGGGAATGAATTTAATTACAATACCCATACTTACGTTAAAACCTTCGGAATCATTGATGTCAAGACGGAGCAGGTCATTGCGAATAAAATCATAGACCAGCAATACGCTGATGAGATTAAAGCACCTTACGGAATTGCTGTAAATCCTTACACAGAAGATATCTATCTGACAGATGCGAAAAACTACGTGACAACCGGTTATGTATACTGCTTCGATAAAACCGGAAAATTCAAGTGGAAAACAGAAGGCGGGAATATCCCTGCTCACTTTGCTTTTTTATATAAATAA
- a CDS encoding cell surface protein gives MKRKSRPILKNILLSSILLGAAACKSDTEEVTEEVTFPAVVLKESYTVDRLKLLNVNPKIEGKLTWSINDSVISDHLQLDFVSSHVKTYPLTLKVEMKGAVKTYQSSIIVNKEQIPYSKYISNVFDFRPATGQFINEIPEYVNGNTEADMIKKAKESLVGENSTMITLGGFGGYVAFGFDHTIPNLEGRDFKILGNAFWGNSANTTRSGSCEPGIIMVGYDKNKNGKPDEDEWYEIAGSEYFKNSTTKNYTITYFKPNENKSPVPGSEFWQTDVEYIKWQDNFGNSGFKTKNTFHTQSYYPLWLSGASYSLTGTRLKDNFYDQSGTGAYWVGTSYDYGYADNAPNNDEASNIDISWAVDRNGNYVKLPGIDFIKVYTGINQEAGWLGEVSTEVAGAYDLHLK, from the coding sequence ATGAAAAGAAAATCCAGACCTATTTTAAAAAATATATTGCTCTCTTCAATTCTGCTGGGAGCTGCAGCCTGTAAAAGCGATACTGAAGAAGTAACAGAAGAAGTGACTTTTCCTGCGGTAGTTCTTAAAGAATCTTACACGGTTGACAGGCTCAAACTTTTGAATGTAAACCCTAAAATTGAGGGAAAACTGACCTGGAGCATCAATGATTCTGTTATTTCTGATCATCTCCAGCTGGATTTTGTAAGTTCTCATGTAAAAACGTATCCTCTGACATTAAAAGTGGAGATGAAAGGAGCTGTGAAAACTTACCAATCATCAATTATTGTTAATAAAGAGCAGATACCTTACAGTAAATATATATCAAATGTTTTCGATTTCCGTCCGGCGACGGGACAGTTCATCAATGAGATCCCTGAATATGTCAACGGAAATACAGAGGCTGATATGATCAAAAAAGCCAAAGAATCTTTAGTAGGTGAAAATTCTACCATGATTACGCTGGGAGGTTTCGGAGGCTATGTTGCTTTTGGCTTCGATCATACCATTCCCAATCTTGAAGGAAGAGATTTTAAAATCCTGGGAAATGCTTTTTGGGGAAACAGTGCCAATACCACCCGGTCAGGATCATGTGAACCCGGAATTATCATGGTAGGCTATGACAAGAATAAAAACGGCAAGCCGGATGAAGATGAATGGTATGAAATTGCAGGCAGCGAATACTTTAAAAATTCAACGACAAAAAATTACACTATAACTTACTTCAAACCCAATGAAAATAAGTCTCCCGTTCCCGGAAGTGAGTTTTGGCAGACTGATGTGGAGTACATCAAATGGCAGGATAATTTTGGGAATTCAGGATTTAAAACTAAAAATACCTTCCATACGCAAAGCTATTATCCTTTGTGGCTTTCCGGTGCTTCTTACAGCCTTACGGGAACCAGACTGAAGGATAATTTTTACGACCAGAGCGGGACGGGGGCTTATTGGGTAGGAACATCTTACGATTATGGGTATGCAGACAATGCGCCAAACAATGATGAAGCTTCCAATATTGATATTTCCTGGGCTGTAGATAGAAACGGGAACTATGTAAAGCTACCTGGCATCGATTTTATCAAGGTATACACCGGAATCAATCAGGAAGCAGGATGGCTTGGAGAGGTTTCTACAGAAGTGGCGGGAGCTTATGACCTTCATCTTAAGTAA
- a CDS encoding transporter: MKKIIFILSLALSVVCQAKTINDSLYISPDINRIFLDDCDACGCAAGNGSSGFESLLNPQFIGIKYFAQHYKAKENLFVKDLTQDQYFNTLQVWGKIPLTEKLSVYASLPFHFHEKKTMQGDININGIGDLNLMGIYRIISSKDSFHQLNGGLGVKIPFGKFDEKGASGVNPSFQLGTGSWDYQAALNYKFQKNKLAVLINTDYTIKTENRKNYRFGNQWNYAATGFYQLAGDKNTIFSAKAGLQGEVYDQNKQFNEALPNTAGSALYGKLGFEASYKKFSLGSEVMLPVYSNLAGGDIEAKSRFSVFINFGI; the protein is encoded by the coding sequence ATGAAAAAAATAATTTTTATACTAAGTTTAGCTTTATCAGTTGTCTGTCAGGCTAAAACAATCAATGACAGCCTTTATATTTCCCCGGATATCAACAGGATTTTTCTGGATGACTGTGATGCCTGCGGATGTGCAGCAGGAAACGGTTCCTCCGGCTTTGAGTCTTTACTGAATCCCCAGTTTATTGGGATCAAATATTTTGCACAGCATTATAAAGCCAAAGAAAACCTTTTTGTAAAAGACCTCACACAGGATCAGTATTTTAATACCCTGCAGGTTTGGGGTAAAATTCCATTGACGGAAAAACTGAGTGTATATGCCAGTTTGCCGTTCCATTTTCATGAAAAGAAAACAATGCAGGGCGATATCAATATTAATGGAATCGGAGATCTGAACCTGATGGGAATTTACCGGATTATCAGCTCCAAAGATAGTTTTCATCAGCTTAATGGCGGTTTAGGAGTAAAGATTCCTTTTGGGAAATTTGATGAGAAAGGAGCTTCCGGAGTCAATCCAAGTTTTCAGCTCGGAACGGGAAGCTGGGATTATCAGGCTGCTTTAAATTATAAATTTCAAAAGAATAAACTGGCTGTACTGATCAATACAGATTACACCATAAAAACTGAAAACAGAAAAAATTACCGGTTTGGAAACCAGTGGAATTATGCAGCGACAGGTTTTTACCAGCTTGCAGGAGACAAAAACACCATTTTCTCTGCCAAAGCCGGGCTTCAGGGCGAAGTTTATGATCAGAACAAGCAGTTTAATGAAGCTTTGCCCAACACGGCAGGAAGTGCTTTATACGGAAAGCTCGGTTTTGAGGCGTCCTATAAAAAATTCAGTCTGGGGAGTGAAGTAATGTTACCTGTTTATTCCAATCTGGCGGGTGGAGATATTGAAGCGAAATCCAGGTTCAGTGTCTTTATCAATTTTGGAATTTAG